Genomic window (Culex pipiens pallens isolate TS chromosome 3, TS_CPP_V2, whole genome shotgun sequence):
taaaattgcaattttcttaaggaatttattggaatttcttaaaaaatgtgtttaaaaacaattttacaatgaggtagaatttggtagaatgactgaatattattcttagacatcagaacaacattctccaatcattgaatgtgcCTCAGATTATCAACAGagcagtttttatttaaaattttattaaaattgcaattttcttaaggaatttgttggaatttcttaataaatgtatttaaaaacaattttacaatgaggtagaatttggtagaatgactgaatattaTTCTTAgtcatcagaacaacattctccaatcattgaatgagccacagattgtcagcagggctgcttttatttgaaagtttattaaaatttccattTGTCGTTCTTTAAGTATTCATTAGctatctttatttctttatgggGTAGAACTTGATAAAATTATTATGTGGCATCATTTTGCAGCAGAAATACTTGCTACATGCTAGGAATAATCAGAACTGCAGATATATTGAACTTAAGGTTTAATTATTCtgtttgatggagacgcatggtagctcattttttaacaatctttAATTTGCTCCAGAACCGTCATTTTTCAACTTAAGTATGGACTTTCATAGGTCAAATCGGGCTAGAATTTTCCAAGGAACACGATGCCATGGTCAAAATCGATATATAAAGtactttgaaaattaagtaTAAAGAGAAGTACTACTTATAAGAAGTTTAGGAAAAATCTGATTGCAGATTCGTTAGGTAGAACGGAGGTAGACTACTTTGTATTACTTCAGAAGTTGATTTGACGTCGTTTTCTTGAAAACAGGTATCTTTCCAGCAGGGCAATGCTACTTATTGAACTATTGAGGTAGACTAAAAATCCTTCGAGGTAGACATATGTACCAATTTGGTAGATAACTTCTGCATACTTGGATTTTTGATTTGGTCAAATTGCCCTGCTGGGTGGATTGACATCAAAATTTACACTTAGTGATACTATTAGAACTAGCAAAAGGGTTTAATCCAGAGTaggaaaaatttcaacaaaaaaaaaactactacaATTGTTATAGAAAGGGGGATAGAAAAaggaaaacttaaaaactagatcacaggTGATTGATGTCTTTTGACGTCGAATGCAGCTCACGGGTGGTAGATGTATTTCATCATTAGCTCGCTAAGAgccaggaattgttccgccttgttccggcaggttCGAAAGCGGGTCATCATCTCACCAGCCAGGGAGAAGAACTCTGGCAAGGTGAATAGATTTTCGCCGGTGACGGCATATTGTTCTGCAGCAGTGCCACTCCCAGCAGCAGTCACACTTGCGTACGAGCGACCCCACCCTGGTGGAACCGTTGGTTTAGGTACAGGCGTAGCTCTCGTAGACTGCAGAGGTTGCTTCGATGCAGCAGATTTCTGCTTCTTTTTCTCTTGCTCCTCGATGTAGTTTTTCCTTGCGGCACACCCACGATAGTTTGCCGTGTGGTTACCTTGGCAGTTGGCACACTTCACAAGGGACTTATGTTTTTGAGTGTTGTCGTTATCGCCCAAGCTCGTCTTGCGGGGCAAAGTACACCTCTCGGTAAAGTGTTCTTCGCCGCACTTCACACACTTTGGTGGCAGGTTACAGTGGCGAGAACCGTGGCCAAAGCGCTGGCAACGATGACATTGTGCTGTATCAGCCGGATTCTTGGAGTAGAATCTCCAGGTAACCCAGAATCCGTCCAGAGTCTTGTTCCGTCGAAGGTCCTGAATTTTTACAGCACCACGATcaaagtacaacaggtacaacaCATGAGTACCTGTAACCGTAGTCGTACGCGAGAGCACTTTGATGTCTCGCGGATGCACACCAACGTCAGCAAGGTGTTGGGTCAGATCTTCAATTGATCGATCTTGATAGCCTTGCAAAACGATTTTTACAGGAACATTTTGAGCAAGGTCAAACGTATAAAATTTCACATTGTGCAATTTCAGGACCATTTGCACTTTATCGAAATTCTTCTTGCTCAAAGTAATGACCTGCACTGCAGTCTTACCAATCTTCAAGCTGTATTCTTGCCCTTCCAATAGCTCGTCCACGCTGTCGGCTATTGTGTCGATGACGAATATCGGCGGAGGTCTTTTTTCCTTCGCCGCCGTAGTAGTAGCGCCGCTACGTTTCTTCGACTTGCTTGTtgagccgtcgtcgtcgtcaccgtcatcaACGCTGCTGATGCTGATGTCGTCATTGTCATGAGCGGAGTGTACGTGTCTCTCGCAGGGATGTTTACAGTTGTGGATTGCTGCGTTCCAGAATTACTGCCGGAAGGTACCTGGTTCTTCTGGCCACTTTTGCTCAACATGCCTCTCGTACGAACGGGGCTACGTATCGGTACAATTGGACGGATGTTGGTGTTGGCATGGAGCAGATTAGAGTTGATTCCATCTTGGCCCGCTGGTGAGGTTAGGATGGCGGCGTTGTTCGTCTTGGCACCTTTTATCACGCGGCCAG
Coding sequences:
- the LOC120413916 gene encoding uncharacterized protein LOC120413916, which codes for MPKPGRGRGNSSVASRQSRSTSTGRVIKGAKTNNAAILTSPAGQDGINSNLLHANTNIRPIVPIRSPVRTRGMLSKSGQKNQRHVHSAHDNDDISISSVDDGDDDDGSTSKSKKRSGATTTAAKEKRPPPIFVIDTIADSVDELLEGQEYSLKIGTHVLYLLYFDRGAVKIQDLRRNKTLDGFWVTWRFYSKNPADTAQCHRCQRFGHGSRHCNLPPKCVKCGEEHFTERCTLPRKTSLGDNDNTQKHKSLVKCANCQGNHTANYRGCAARKNYIEEQEKKKQKSAASKQPLQSTRATPVPKPTVPPGWGRSYASVTAAGSGTAAEQYAVTGENLFTLPEFFSLAGEMMTRFRTCRNKAEQFLALSELMMKYIYHP